One stretch of Streptomyces sp. MMBL 11-1 DNA includes these proteins:
- a CDS encoding carbohydrate kinase family protein, protein MRIAVTGSIATDHLMTFPGRFADQLVADQLHTVSLSFLVDNLDVRRGGVAANICFGMGLLGTRPILVGAAGADFDEYRAWLDRHGVETGSVRISEVLHTARFVCTTDTDHNQIGSFYTGAMSEARLIELQSVADRVGGLDLVSIGADDPEAMLRHTEECRSRNIPFAADFSQQIARMDGEEIRILLDGATYLFSNEYEKGLIESKTGWSDEEILAKVGHRVTTLGARGVRIERAGEPVIEVGCPEEDTKADPTGVGDAFRAGFLSGLAWGVGLERAAQVGCMLATLVIETVGTQEYTLRRTHFMDRFTKAYGHEAAAEVRQHLA, encoded by the coding sequence GTGCGTATTGCAGTCACCGGCTCGATCGCCACTGACCACCTCATGACCTTCCCCGGCCGCTTCGCCGACCAGCTGGTCGCGGATCAGCTGCACACGGTCTCCCTCTCCTTCCTGGTCGACAACCTCGATGTGCGCCGGGGCGGTGTCGCCGCCAACATCTGCTTCGGGATGGGCCTGCTCGGCACGCGCCCGATCCTCGTCGGCGCCGCGGGGGCGGACTTCGACGAGTACCGCGCCTGGCTCGACCGGCACGGCGTCGAGACCGGCTCGGTCCGTATCTCCGAGGTGCTGCACACCGCCCGCTTCGTCTGCACCACCGACACCGACCACAACCAGATCGGCTCCTTCTACACGGGTGCGATGAGCGAGGCCCGCCTCATCGAGCTGCAGAGCGTCGCCGACCGCGTCGGCGGGCTCGACCTCGTCTCCATCGGAGCCGACGACCCCGAGGCGATGCTCCGCCACACCGAGGAGTGCCGCTCCCGGAACATCCCGTTCGCCGCGGACTTCTCGCAGCAGATCGCGCGGATGGACGGAGAGGAGATCCGCATCCTCCTCGACGGCGCCACCTACCTCTTCTCCAACGAGTACGAGAAGGGGCTCATCGAGTCCAAGACCGGCTGGAGCGACGAGGAGATCCTCGCCAAGGTCGGCCACCGCGTCACCACCCTCGGCGCCCGCGGCGTCCGGATCGAGCGGGCCGGCGAGCCGGTCATCGAGGTCGGCTGCCCCGAGGAGGACACCAAGGCCGACCCCACCGGCGTCGGCGACGCCTTCCGGGCCGGCTTCCTCTCCGGCCTCGCCTGGGGCGTCGGACTGGAGCGCGCCGCCCAGGTCGGCTGCATGCTCGCCACCCTGGTCATCGAGACGGTCGGCACCCAGGAGTACACCCTCCGCCGCACCCACTTCATGGACCGCTTCACCAAGGCGTACGGCCACGAGGCCGCCGCCGAGGTCCGTCAGCACCTGGCCTGA
- a CDS encoding cysteine desulfurase/sulfurtransferase TusA family protein, whose amino-acid sequence MPYFDAASAAPLHPVARQALLAALDEGWADPARLYREGRRARLLLDAAREAAAEAVGCRPDELVFTSSGTTAVHAGIDGALSGRRRVGRHLALSAVEHSSVLHAAAAHEAAGGSFTEVPVDRAGAVDPAAYGRALRADTALACLQSANHEVGTEQPVAEVAALCADAGVPLLVDAAQSLGWGPVPEGWSLLTASAHKWGGPAGVGLLAVRKGVRFSPRGPGGERESGRAAGFENLPAIVAAAASLRAVRSEAAAESVRLRALVDRIRTVVAARVPDVEVVGDPERRLPHLVTFSCLYVDGETLLHELDRREFSVSSGSSCTSSTLIPSHVLKAMGVLSEGNVRVSLPPGTAGADVDRFLEILPGVVAEVRERLGAPVSAPPSPGPAASLVVDALGRRCPIPVIELAKVIGEVAVGATVTVLADDEAARLDIPAWCEMRGQEYVGEEPADRGSAYVVRRLG is encoded by the coding sequence GTGCCCTACTTCGATGCCGCCTCCGCCGCCCCCCTGCACCCCGTCGCACGCCAGGCCCTGCTTGCCGCGCTCGACGAGGGCTGGGCCGATCCCGCCCGCCTGTACCGGGAGGGGCGGCGGGCCCGGCTGCTCCTGGACGCGGCCCGGGAGGCCGCCGCGGAGGCCGTCGGGTGCCGCCCCGACGAGCTGGTCTTCACCTCGTCGGGGACGACGGCGGTGCACGCGGGAATTGACGGGGCTCTTTCGGGACGTCGGCGTGTCGGCCGCCATCTGGCCCTCTCGGCGGTCGAACACTCCTCGGTGCTCCATGCGGCGGCGGCCCACGAGGCGGCGGGCGGCTCGTTCACCGAGGTCCCGGTGGACCGCGCGGGGGCGGTGGATCCGGCCGCGTACGGCCGGGCGCTGCGGGCGGACACCGCGCTGGCCTGCCTCCAGTCGGCCAACCACGAGGTCGGCACCGAGCAGCCGGTGGCGGAGGTCGCCGCGCTCTGTGCGGACGCCGGGGTGCCGCTGCTGGTGGACGCGGCCCAGTCGCTCGGCTGGGGCCCGGTCCCGGAAGGCTGGTCGCTGCTGACGGCGAGCGCGCACAAGTGGGGAGGCCCCGCCGGGGTGGGGCTGCTCGCGGTCCGCAAGGGGGTGCGTTTCTCACCCCGGGGCCCCGGCGGGGAGCGGGAGTCGGGCCGGGCGGCGGGGTTCGAGAACCTGCCGGCGATCGTGGCGGCGGCGGCCTCGTTGCGCGCGGTACGGAGTGAGGCGGCGGCGGAGTCGGTGCGGCTGCGGGCCCTGGTGGACCGGATCCGGACCGTCGTGGCCGCGCGGGTGCCCGACGTCGAGGTGGTGGGTGATCCGGAGCGGCGGCTGCCGCATCTGGTCACCTTCTCCTGTCTCTATGTCGACGGGGAGACTCTGCTGCACGAGCTGGACCGGAGGGAGTTCTCCGTGTCGTCCGGCTCGTCCTGCACGAGCAGCACCCTGATTCCGAGCCATGTGCTGAAGGCGATGGGGGTGCTCTCGGAGGGGAACGTCCGGGTGTCGCTGCCGCCGGGCACGGCCGGGGCTGACGTGGACCGCTTCCTGGAGATCCTCCCGGGGGTGGTCGCCGAGGTACGGGAACGGCTCGGCGCCCCGGTCTCCGCGCCCCCCTCCCCCGGTCCCGCCGCGTCCCTGGTGGTCGACGCGCTGGGCCGGCGCTGCCCCATCCCGGTGATCGAGCTCGCAAAGGTGATCGGGGAGGTAGCGGTGGGCGCCACGGTGACGGTGCTCGCCGACGACGAGGCGGCGCGCCTGGACATCCCGGCCTGGTGCGAGATGCGGGGCCAGGAGTACGTGGGCGAGGAGCCGGCGGACCGCGGCTCGGCCTATGTGGTCCGCCGGCTCGGCTGA
- the ctaC gene encoding aa3-type cytochrome oxidase subunit II: protein MSPNGSDRSSRRPMRRKLPQVLTAGLVLATASGCSYNWEDFPRLGMPTPVTEEAPRILSLWQGSWAAALVTGVLVWGLILWSVFFHRRSRTKVEVPPQTRYNMPIEALYTVVPLIIVSVLFYFTARDESKLLELSEKPAHTINVVGFQWSWGFNYIEKVDGQPAAGPEVPKELNAIPDKFQKDFPEGAGGVHDVGIPGTRNPQNGNPGPTLWLPKGEKVRFVLTSRDVIHSFWVVPFLMKQDVIPGHTNVFEVTPNREGTFMGKCAELCGADHSRMLFNVKVVSPERYQQHLKELAEKGQTGYVPAGIAQTDPARNAEKNQL from the coding sequence GTGAGTCCCAACGGCTCCGACCGCTCGTCGCGGCGCCCGATGCGGCGGAAGCTGCCGCAGGTGCTGACTGCGGGCCTGGTCCTGGCGACGGCCTCCGGTTGTTCATACAACTGGGAGGATTTCCCCCGCCTCGGAATGCCCACTCCGGTTACGGAAGAGGCCCCTCGGATCCTCTCCCTCTGGCAAGGCTCGTGGGCGGCAGCGCTCGTCACGGGTGTCCTTGTCTGGGGGCTGATCCTTTGGAGCGTCTTCTTCCACCGGCGTAGCCGGACCAAGGTGGAGGTACCTCCGCAGACCAGGTACAACATGCCCATCGAGGCGTTGTACACAGTGGTTCCCCTCATCATCGTCTCGGTGCTCTTCTACTTCACCGCGCGAGATGAGTCGAAGCTCCTCGAGCTCTCCGAGAAGCCCGCCCACACGATCAACGTGGTCGGCTTCCAGTGGAGCTGGGGCTTCAACTACATCGAGAAGGTGGATGGCCAGCCCGCAGCGGGGCCCGAGGTCCCCAAGGAGCTCAACGCCATCCCCGACAAGTTCCAGAAGGACTTCCCCGAGGGCGCCGGCGGCGTCCACGACGTGGGCATCCCCGGGACCCGTAACCCGCAGAACGGCAACCCGGGTCCGACCCTGTGGCTGCCGAAGGGGGAGAAGGTCCGCTTCGTCCTCACTTCGCGTGACGTCATCCACTCCTTCTGGGTGGTGCCGTTCCTCATGAAGCAGGACGTCATTCCGGGCCACACCAACGTGTTCGAGGTGACCCCCAACCGCGAGGGCACCTTCATGGGCAAGTGCGCCGAGCTCTGTGGCGCCGACCACTCCCGGATGCTCTTCAACGTCAAGGTCGTCTCCCCGGAGCGTTACCAGCAGCACCTCAAGGAGCTGGCTGAGAAGGGTCAGACGGGCTACGTGCCGGCAGGCATCGCGCAGACGGACCCGGCCAGGAATGCGGAGAAGAACCAACTGTGA
- the ctaD gene encoding aa3-type cytochrome oxidase subunit I, translating to MSILNEPQGAAPADDSYEDELPVRRKQPGNIVVTWLTTTDHKTIGTLYLVTSFVFFCIGGLMALFMRAELARPGTQIMSNEQFNQAFTMHGTIMLLMFATPLFAGFANWIMPLQIGAPDVAFPRLNMFAYWLYLFGSLIAVAGFLTPQGAADFGWFAYSPLSDAVRSPGVGADMWIMGLAFSGFGTILGSVNFITTIICMRAPGMTMFRMPIFTWNVLLTGVLVLLAFPVLAAALFALEADRKFGAHIFDAANGGALLWQHLFWFFGHPEVYIIALPFFGIISEVIPVFSRKPMFGYIGLISATIAIAGLSVTVWAHHMYVTGGVLLPFFSFMTFLIAVPTGVKFFNWIGTMWKGSLSFETPMLWAVGFLITFTFGGLTGVILASPPMDFHVSDSYFVVAHFHYVIFGTVVFAMFSGFHFWWPKFTGKMLDERLGKITFWTLFVGFHGTFLVQHWLGAEGMPRRYADYLDADGFTALNTISTISSFLLGLSMLPFFYNVWKTAKYGKKIEVDDPWGYGRSLEWATSCPPPRHNFLTLPRIRSESPAFDLHHPEITALEQLDHLSESDKALAGGKEAGK from the coding sequence GTGAGCATCCTCAACGAACCTCAGGGTGCCGCTCCGGCAGACGACTCGTATGAGGACGAGCTGCCCGTGCGGCGCAAGCAGCCGGGAAACATCGTCGTGACGTGGCTGACCACCACCGACCACAAGACGATCGGTACGCTCTACCTGGTCACGTCGTTCGTGTTCTTCTGCATCGGCGGACTCATGGCGCTCTTCATGCGCGCCGAGCTGGCCCGTCCGGGCACGCAGATCATGTCGAACGAGCAGTTCAACCAGGCGTTCACGATGCACGGCACGATCATGCTGCTGATGTTCGCGACGCCGCTGTTCGCCGGATTCGCGAACTGGATCATGCCGCTGCAGATCGGCGCGCCCGACGTGGCGTTCCCGCGGCTGAACATGTTCGCGTACTGGCTGTACCTCTTCGGCTCGCTCATCGCGGTGGCCGGCTTCCTCACCCCGCAGGGTGCGGCCGACTTCGGCTGGTTCGCCTACTCCCCGCTCTCGGACGCGGTCCGCTCGCCGGGCGTCGGCGCCGACATGTGGATCATGGGTCTGGCCTTCTCCGGCTTCGGCACGATCCTCGGCTCCGTCAACTTCATCACCACGATCATCTGCATGCGCGCCCCCGGCATGACGATGTTCCGCATGCCGATCTTCACCTGGAACGTCCTGCTGACCGGTGTTCTGGTCCTGCTGGCCTTCCCGGTCCTCGCCGCCGCGCTCTTCGCGCTGGAGGCCGACCGTAAATTCGGCGCGCATATCTTCGACGCGGCCAATGGCGGCGCATTGCTCTGGCAACACCTCTTCTGGTTCTTCGGCCATCCAGAGGTGTACATCATCGCGTTGCCGTTCTTCGGAATCATTTCCGAAGTCATCCCGGTATTCAGCCGCAAGCCGATGTTCGGCTACATCGGTCTGATCTCCGCGACGATCGCCATCGCCGGCCTTTCCGTGACGGTGTGGGCCCACCACATGTACGTCACGGGCGGCGTGCTGTTGCCGTTCTTCTCCTTCATGACGTTCCTCATCGCCGTGCCAACAGGCGTGAAGTTCTTCAACTGGATCGGCACGATGTGGAAGGGGTCGTTGTCCTTCGAGACACCGATGCTCTGGGCCGTCGGCTTCCTGATCACCTTCACCTTCGGTGGTCTGACCGGTGTCATCCTCGCCTCGCCCCCGATGGACTTCCACGTCTCGGACTCGTACTTCGTCGTCGCGCACTTCCACTACGTCATCTTCGGCACCGTGGTCTTCGCGATGTTCTCCGGATTCCACTTCTGGTGGCCGAAGTTCACCGGCAAGATGCTGGACGAGCGGCTCGGCAAGATCACGTTCTGGACGCTGTTCGTGGGCTTCCACGGCACGTTCCTGGTGCAGCACTGGCTCGGTGCCGAGGGCATGCCGCGTCGTTACGCGGACTATCTCGACGCCGACGGCTTCACCGCGCTGAACACGATCTCGACGATCTCCTCGTTCCTCCTCGGCCTGTCGATGCTGCCGTTCTTCTACAACGTCTGGAAGACCGCGAAGTACGGCAAGAAGATCGAGGTCGACGACCCGTGGGGTTACGGCCGTTCGCTGGAGTGGGCGACCTCCTGCCCGCCGCCGCGGCACAACTTCCTCACGCTGCCGCGGATCCGTTCCGAATCCCCGGCGTTCGACCTGCACCACCCGGAGATCACGGCGCTCGAACAGCTCGATCACCTCTCCGAGTCGGACAAGGCCCTCGCCGGCGGCAAGGAGGCAGGCAAGTGA
- the nadA gene encoding quinolinate synthase NadA, with product MRDVTTAQPLDVQPTPLALLLLGREADPRSERGVECPGDLPSPSDPDLVERARAAKEKLGDKVFVLGHHYQRDEVIQFADVTGDSFKLARDAAARPEAEYIVFCGVHFMAESADILTTDAQAVVLPDLAAGCSMADMAAAEQVAECWDVLTEAGVADQVVPVSYMNSSADIKAFTGKHGGTICTSSNAKRALEWAFEQGEKILFLPDQHLGRNTAVRDMGLELDDCVLYNPHKPNGGLTAEQLRDAKMILWRGHCSVHGRFSVESVEDVRARIPGVNVLVHPECKHEVVAAADYVGSTEYIIKALEAAPAGSKWAIGTELNLVRRLANRFAAEDKEIVFLDKTVCFCSTMNRIDLPHLVWTLESLAEGKLVNRIEVDPGTEKYAKLALERMLALP from the coding sequence GTGCGTGACGTGACCACGGCCCAGCCCCTGGACGTACAGCCGACACCCCTCGCGCTGCTGCTGCTCGGCCGCGAGGCCGACCCGAGGAGCGAGCGCGGCGTCGAATGCCCCGGCGACCTGCCCTCCCCGTCCGACCCGGACCTGGTGGAGCGCGCCCGCGCCGCGAAGGAGAAGCTCGGGGACAAGGTGTTCGTCCTCGGCCACCACTACCAGCGCGACGAGGTCATCCAGTTCGCGGACGTCACCGGCGACTCGTTCAAGCTGGCTCGCGACGCGGCCGCGCGTCCGGAGGCCGAGTACATCGTCTTCTGCGGCGTCCACTTCATGGCGGAGTCCGCGGACATCCTGACCACGGACGCCCAGGCGGTCGTCCTGCCCGACCTGGCGGCCGGCTGCTCGATGGCCGACATGGCCGCAGCGGAGCAGGTCGCCGAGTGCTGGGACGTGCTGACGGAGGCCGGGGTCGCCGATCAGGTGGTGCCCGTCTCGTACATGAACTCCTCCGCCGACATCAAGGCCTTCACCGGCAAGCACGGCGGCACGATCTGTACGTCCTCGAACGCGAAGCGGGCCCTGGAGTGGGCCTTCGAGCAGGGCGAGAAGATCCTCTTCCTCCCCGACCAGCACCTGGGCCGCAACACGGCCGTGCGGGACATGGGCCTGGAGCTGGACGACTGCGTCCTCTACAACCCGCACAAGCCGAACGGCGGCCTCACCGCCGAGCAGCTGCGCGACGCGAAGATGATCCTGTGGCGCGGGCACTGCTCGGTCCACGGCCGCTTCTCGGTCGAGTCGGTCGAGGACGTCCGGGCGCGGATACCCGGGGTCAACGTGCTGGTGCACCCGGAGTGCAAGCACGAGGTCGTCGCCGCCGCGGACTACGTGGGCTCGACGGAGTACATCATCAAGGCCCTGGAGGCGGCCCCGGCCGGCTCGAAGTGGGCCATCGGTACGGAGCTGAACCTGGTCCGCCGCCTGGCGAACCGTTTCGCCGCGGAGGACAAGGAGATCGTCTTCCTGGACAAGACGGTCTGCTTCTGCTCGACGATGAACCGCATCGACCTGCCGCACCTGGTCTGGACCCTGGAGTCGCTGGCCGAGGGCAAGCTGGTCAACCGGATCGAGGTCGACCCGGGGACGGAGAAGTACGCGAAGCTCGCGCTGGAGCGGATGCTCGCGCTGCCGTAG
- a CDS encoding HesB/IscA family protein, whose product MSVSDETTTVSDGILLSDAAAAKVKGLLEQEGREDLALRVAVQPGGCSGLRYQLFFDERSLDGDVVKDFDGVKVVTDRMSAPYLGGASIDFVDTIEKQGFTIDNPNASGSCACGDSFS is encoded by the coding sequence ATGTCCGTATCGGACGAGACCACCACCGTGAGCGACGGCATTCTCCTGTCCGACGCCGCCGCCGCCAAGGTCAAGGGCCTGCTGGAGCAGGAAGGCCGCGAGGACCTGGCGCTGCGCGTCGCCGTCCAGCCCGGCGGTTGCTCGGGCCTGCGCTACCAGCTCTTCTTCGACGAGCGTTCGCTCGACGGCGACGTCGTGAAGGACTTCGACGGAGTCAAGGTCGTCACCGACCGGATGAGCGCCCCGTACCTGGGCGGCGCCTCCATCGACTTCGTCGACACCATCGAGAAGCAGGGCTTCACGATCGACAACCCGAACGCCTCCGGCTCCTGCGCCTGCGGCGACTCGTTCAGCTAA